One Epidermidibacterium keratini DNA segment encodes these proteins:
- a CDS encoding DUF1989 domain-containing protein — MELAARSGTTVGLTAGDELVVTNTHGQQVVDTWALSASEASRFMSASHTCMRLGRLLIGEGDALLDNTRQPMLTLVRDTSPGDHDLLVPSCDAARYRELGVAGYHDSCHDNFFQALADAGLDAPPSVPQPLNLFMRVPIQPDGSFAIESPRARAGDLVRLRALQDLVVVLSACPQDVAPTNGEGRTPTGVEYDVVRG, encoded by the coding sequence GTGGAGCTTGCCGCACGAAGCGGGACAACGGTCGGGCTCACGGCCGGTGACGAGCTGGTGGTGACGAACACTCACGGGCAGCAGGTGGTCGACACGTGGGCGCTCTCGGCGAGCGAGGCGTCGCGGTTCATGTCCGCTTCGCACACGTGCATGCGCCTTGGGCGGCTGCTGATCGGCGAAGGTGACGCGCTATTGGACAACACCCGCCAACCGATGCTGACGCTGGTCCGCGATACCAGCCCAGGCGATCACGACCTGCTGGTCCCCAGCTGCGATGCGGCGCGCTATCGCGAGCTCGGCGTCGCGGGCTATCACGACAGCTGCCACGACAACTTCTTCCAAGCGCTAGCCGATGCCGGACTCGACGCTCCCCCGTCGGTCCCACAGCCGCTCAACCTCTTCATGCGCGTGCCCATCCAGCCCGACGGGTCGTTTGCGATCGAGTCGCCGCGTGCGCGGGCCGGGGATCTGGTGCGCCTGCGTGCGCTGCAGGACCTGGTCGTCGTACTCTCCGCGTGTCCGCAAGACGTGGCGCCGACCAATGGCGAGGGACGTACGCCGACCGGGGTCGAGTACGACGTCGTCCGCGGTTGA
- a CDS encoding ABC transporter substrate-binding protein: MRISTRVFAGSAVVAIALTGCSTKASNGNGGGSGSGDIKTDVGVTDSQITLGVMTDLSGVFKPSGVAYTAGNQLWADDVNSRGGICGRDITLDVQDHGYKPDNAVSLYPTMAEKDLAILQMVGSPILAALKQRITTDNMLTIPASWASENLDSEAVLMIGQTYDVEMINGLDFLQQEGMIKNGDTIGHIYVDSEYGLNAYKGTQYYAEQNDMTVIGAPVASTDTDMTAIMTKMKSEGVTAIAVTTASQATGSVVLQNVAQGLNVPVIGSSPTFSIQLLQNQSTVEAMANLHVVANNDAFGTGTNNETVNEIEKKYAAAYDDPADRAITGGYVFGMAMEAVLNQACDDGDLTRAGVLAARKKLDDIDTKGITGNLDFSDPGAPSSREGFIFAVDANAPVGMVVARELYASDDAKKYKTPYQK; this comes from the coding sequence ATGCGCATATCCACTCGTGTCTTCGCGGGCTCGGCCGTCGTGGCCATCGCACTCACCGGTTGCTCGACCAAGGCCAGCAACGGCAACGGCGGCGGCAGCGGCTCGGGAGACATCAAGACCGATGTCGGCGTCACCGACTCGCAGATCACGCTCGGCGTCATGACCGACCTGTCCGGCGTATTCAAGCCCTCCGGCGTCGCCTACACGGCCGGCAACCAGCTGTGGGCCGACGACGTCAACTCGCGCGGTGGCATCTGCGGGCGCGACATCACCCTCGACGTCCAGGACCACGGCTACAAGCCCGACAACGCCGTCTCGCTCTATCCGACGATGGCCGAGAAGGACCTCGCGATCCTGCAGATGGTCGGCTCCCCCATCCTCGCCGCGCTCAAGCAGCGCATCACCACCGACAACATGCTCACCATCCCGGCGAGCTGGGCCTCGGAAAACCTCGACTCTGAAGCCGTGCTGATGATCGGGCAGACCTACGACGTCGAGATGATCAACGGGCTGGATTTCCTGCAGCAGGAGGGCATGATCAAGAACGGTGACACGATCGGTCACATCTACGTCGACTCCGAATACGGCCTCAACGCCTACAAGGGCACTCAGTACTACGCCGAGCAAAACGACATGACCGTCATCGGCGCACCGGTCGCCTCCACCGACACCGACATGACCGCGATCATGACGAAGATGAAGTCCGAGGGCGTCACCGCGATCGCCGTGACGACCGCATCGCAGGCCACCGGCTCCGTCGTGCTGCAAAACGTCGCGCAGGGCCTCAACGTGCCCGTCATCGGCTCGAGCCCGACGTTCTCGATCCAGCTGCTGCAAAACCAGTCCACCGTCGAGGCGATGGCCAACCTTCACGTCGTAGCCAACAACGACGCCTTCGGCACCGGCACCAACAACGAGACGGTCAACGAGATCGAGAAGAAGTACGCCGCGGCGTACGACGACCCTGCCGACCGCGCCATCACCGGCGGCTACGTCTTCGGCATGGCCATGGAGGCCGTGCTCAACCAGGCCTGCGACGACGGTGACCTGACGCGGGCCGGCGTACTCGCCGCGCGCAAGAAGCTCGATGACATCGACACCAAGGGCATCACCGGCAACCTCGACTTCTCCGATCCCGGAGCACCCAGCAGCCGCGAGGGCTTCATCTTCGCGGTCGATGCCAACGCCCCGGTCGGCATGGTCGTGGCCCGCGAGCTCTATGCCTCCGACGACGCGAAGAAGTACAAGACGCCGTACCAGAAGTAG
- a CDS encoding MFS transporter — protein sequence MDSTTTSASVETVPDSASAGPSRLTLPVVLTGVALVAMSISGTAIALPNIGRDLDTSGSALNWVVAGYNLAFAAMTLVVGAAADRAGRRRVFIFSAVVFAAGFAGTAAASSIVLVDIARIVSGIGGAGVMAAGGALLASSYDGAARNRAFAFMGTMAGVGIAVGPTLVGGLIAGTGWRGSFVVFAVLGALIALGAGRLAESRADESRTDWLGSTLFVLALSAVMFALLEAPELGWGHPVTVAALAVGGIGFLTFALAQRRSANPILAPELISERRFMGWCLATLTTSIGFLGALVFLPTYLQAVAGHSPATAGLVMLLLTAPVLVTPVVAVTLVNRGLSARLLILAALAFVVVGNFGLLLLGPTNTTSAIAVPLLLIGTGMGTSFGITDGQAMALVPASLVGTAAGFINTLRGAAEALVIAVFSAALLGFLSGRLGDSHYASEVAAGRLSAPTQPSYSGEVAAFTSSWHYTQVGVGGLCLLLSALIALLLLAPQRKKVAHERSSRAQ from the coding sequence ATGGACTCAACGACCACGAGCGCTTCGGTCGAGACAGTGCCGGATTCGGCGTCAGCAGGCCCATCGCGACTGACATTGCCGGTGGTGCTGACCGGCGTCGCACTCGTCGCGATGTCGATCTCGGGTACGGCGATCGCACTGCCAAACATCGGCCGAGATCTCGACACCTCGGGCTCGGCGTTGAACTGGGTGGTCGCCGGATACAACCTCGCTTTTGCTGCGATGACTCTGGTAGTCGGTGCCGCCGCTGACCGCGCGGGCAGGCGTCGGGTCTTCATCTTCTCGGCCGTCGTGTTTGCGGCCGGGTTTGCCGGCACCGCCGCAGCGTCGTCGATCGTGCTCGTCGACATCGCACGGATCGTCTCCGGGATCGGAGGTGCCGGGGTGATGGCTGCCGGCGGAGCGCTTCTTGCCTCCTCCTACGACGGAGCTGCGCGTAATCGCGCGTTCGCGTTCATGGGCACGATGGCCGGTGTGGGTATCGCCGTGGGCCCGACCTTGGTCGGCGGGCTCATCGCTGGGACCGGCTGGCGTGGCAGCTTCGTCGTGTTCGCCGTACTCGGCGCGCTGATCGCACTCGGCGCCGGACGCCTGGCTGAGTCGCGCGCCGACGAGAGCCGGACCGACTGGCTGGGTAGCACGCTGTTCGTCCTCGCACTCAGCGCCGTGATGTTTGCCTTGCTAGAAGCACCCGAGCTCGGCTGGGGGCACCCGGTCACGGTGGCGGCGCTGGCGGTGGGCGGCATCGGGTTCCTCACCTTCGCACTTGCCCAGCGCCGTAGTGCAAATCCCATCCTTGCCCCCGAGCTGATCTCCGAGCGACGGTTCATGGGCTGGTGCCTTGCCACGCTCACCACATCGATCGGCTTCCTTGGCGCCTTGGTCTTCTTGCCGACGTATCTTCAGGCCGTCGCGGGACATTCGCCCGCAACGGCAGGACTCGTCATGCTCCTGCTCACCGCGCCGGTGCTTGTCACACCGGTCGTCGCCGTCACGCTGGTCAACCGTGGGCTCTCAGCGCGGCTGCTGATCCTGGCGGCGCTGGCGTTCGTCGTCGTGGGAAACTTCGGCCTCCTACTGCTCGGTCCGACGAATACGACGAGTGCGATCGCGGTACCGCTGCTGCTGATCGGGACCGGCATGGGTACCTCGTTCGGGATCACCGACGGACAGGCGATGGCGCTCGTCCCGGCAAGCTTGGTAGGAACGGCCGCAGGGTTCATCAACACTCTGCGAGGTGCGGCCGAAGCGTTGGTCATCGCGGTCTTCAGCGCCGCATTGCTCGGCTTCCTGAGCGGCCGGCTCGGTGACTCTCACTATGCGTCCGAGGTTGCTGCCGGGCGCCTAAGCGCCCCAACACAACCCAGCTATAGCGGCGAAGTAGCCGCCTTCACATCGTCTTGGCACTACACGCAGGTGGGTGTTGGTGGCCTATGCCTGCTGCTCTCCGCGTTGATCGCCCTTCTGCTTCTGGCCCCACAGCGCAAGAAGGTGGCTCATGAGCGAAGCAGCCGTGCGCAATGA
- the soxR gene encoding redox-sensitive transcriptional activator SoxR, which translates to MSEAAVRNERATRRIDTTEPLTIGDVIRRTGVSASALHFYERKGLICSARTSTNHRLYERHVLRRVSLILVAKRLGISLADVGEIFQALPTDHAPTHEDWQRVSRAWKRQLEARRHQIEALERELTGCIGCGCLSMKACLLLNPDDALESEGPGPVRIQRDSAP; encoded by the coding sequence ATGAGCGAAGCAGCCGTGCGCAATGAGCGGGCCACTCGCCGGATCGACACCACCGAGCCGCTGACGATCGGGGACGTGATTCGGCGCACCGGCGTCAGCGCGTCCGCGCTGCACTTCTACGAACGCAAGGGCCTGATCTGCAGCGCTCGCACATCGACGAACCACCGGCTCTATGAACGCCATGTCCTGCGGCGGGTGTCGTTGATCTTGGTCGCAAAGCGGCTCGGCATCTCGCTGGCGGATGTCGGCGAGATCTTTCAGGCCCTCCCTACCGACCATGCGCCCACCCATGAAGACTGGCAGCGGGTCTCGCGTGCGTGGAAGCGGCAGCTCGAGGCCCGCCGCCACCAGATCGAGGCTCTCGAACGTGAGCTCACCGGATGCATTGGGTGTGGGTGCCTGTCGATGAAGGCGTGCCTGCTGCTGAATCCGGATGACGCTCTGGAGTCCGAAGGTCCGGGACCGGTGCGCATCCAGCGCGACTCGGCGCCTTAG
- a CDS encoding MFS transporter, translated as MRQPRPLLAMVLLAQFVIPLSISGTAVALPSIAGELGSATGPLQWVVNGFNVSFAICTVIWGAVSDRIGYSRSFRIGIFVAATGGLISTLAASMLVLDVGRIVAGVGSAAVLTGAAPIITRLFEGAARAKAFAMFGTINGLGLAAGPALSGALLSLWGWRGIFAVHTAVLIVALIGASWLPQLGQGGTSLRELLDFSTLTSPKFLAMTLVPVAGAVGFVTFLTYLPSALGAIHGLGSGSVGALMLAMTVPVLLAPTLALRIMRSGRVTSSKIVGASFACLLVGGLGVVFLFRPSLPAAIGILPMILLGLGFGLPLGFIDAEALDAVPAERAGAASGVLNLFRIGSEAVFVAVYAAILAAVVTATLPGTQGELTASGAPGHPWVYYDGLVTVALIMVGLVAVLGLAFAALTRSARKTTYLAEVERR; from the coding sequence ATGCGTCAACCTCGACCGCTGCTCGCCATGGTGCTGCTTGCCCAGTTCGTAATCCCGCTGTCCATTTCCGGCACGGCGGTCGCACTGCCCTCGATCGCCGGCGAGCTCGGATCGGCCACCGGACCGTTGCAATGGGTCGTCAACGGTTTCAACGTCTCGTTCGCGATCTGCACGGTGATCTGGGGTGCAGTTTCGGACCGCATCGGATACTCCCGATCGTTTCGGATCGGCATCTTCGTCGCAGCAACCGGTGGCTTGATCAGCACCCTCGCCGCATCGATGCTCGTACTCGATGTTGGGCGAATCGTCGCCGGCGTCGGGTCGGCCGCCGTACTCACCGGTGCCGCCCCGATCATCACGCGCCTCTTCGAGGGCGCCGCGCGGGCGAAGGCGTTCGCGATGTTCGGCACGATCAACGGGCTCGGGCTGGCGGCGGGCCCCGCGCTCTCGGGCGCTCTGTTGTCGTTGTGGGGTTGGCGGGGCATCTTCGCCGTCCATACCGCCGTACTCATCGTCGCGCTCATCGGTGCTAGCTGGCTGCCTCAGCTCGGACAGGGCGGCACGTCGTTGCGCGAGCTCCTCGACTTCTCGACGCTGACCTCACCAAAGTTCCTCGCGATGACTCTTGTTCCAGTGGCCGGAGCGGTCGGCTTTGTGACGTTCTTGACGTATCTTCCGAGCGCGCTCGGCGCGATCCATGGGCTCGGGTCCGGCTCCGTCGGCGCCCTCATGCTGGCGATGACGGTCCCGGTCCTGCTGGCTCCAACCCTCGCGTTACGCATCATGCGGTCGGGCCGGGTCACGTCCAGCAAGATCGTGGGCGCGTCGTTCGCCTGCTTGCTTGTGGGTGGGCTCGGCGTCGTCTTCCTGTTTCGACCGAGTTTGCCTGCAGCTATTGGGATTCTTCCCATGATTCTGCTCGGCCTCGGGTTTGGCCTGCCGCTGGGGTTCATCGACGCCGAAGCTCTCGACGCCGTACCGGCGGAGCGCGCGGGAGCGGCCTCCGGCGTACTCAACCTATTCCGGATCGGCTCCGAGGCCGTGTTCGTTGCGGTGTATGCCGCAATCCTCGCGGCGGTTGTCACCGCGACATTGCCTGGCACACAAGGAGAACTCACGGCGTCGGGTGCTCCGGGGCATCCGTGGGTCTACTACGACGGTCTTGTGACGGTAGCGCTCATCATGGTCGGCCTCGTCGCCGTCCTCGGGCTGGCGTTCGCGGCACTCACCCGCTCTGCCCGAAAGACGACCTACCTGGCCGAGGTGGAACGGCGCTAG
- a CDS encoding ArsR/SmtB family transcription factor, translating to MPAQPKNIEPDVVELGPALSALADPHRRRVIRDLVHDADGSERSCTSFGLDLSKSTRSHHFKVLREAGLVRQVDHGNWSGVTLRRAELNQQLPGLLDLIGSEPAD from the coding sequence ATGCCAGCTCAGCCGAAGAACATCGAGCCAGACGTAGTCGAGTTGGGACCAGCGTTGTCTGCGCTCGCCGATCCGCACCGGCGCCGGGTAATTCGAGACCTCGTGCATGACGCGGATGGCAGCGAGCGGTCCTGCACGAGCTTCGGTCTCGACCTGTCGAAGTCCACCCGCAGCCATCACTTCAAGGTGCTGCGCGAAGCAGGGCTGGTGCGACAAGTCGACCACGGAAACTGGAGTGGGGTGACGCTGCGTAGAGCCGAGCTCAACCAGCAGCTGCCTGGCCTGCTCGACCTGATCGGCAGCGAGCCGGCTGACTAA
- a CDS encoding AAA family ATPase — MTAPIVVLAGPPGAGKSTTARSYAQSLPLAVHLHTDDFWHMIVAGSIPPYLPESDAQNQTVLGVIRAAAEAYARGGFTVVVDGIVGPWMLRHFDDVAVPLHYIVLRPSRAEALRRAQARTAADALVDEGPILSMWDQLADLGSLEGHAIDTTDQTPAQTLTRVQEAVESGTFSWAAKPSAVPPRPGRSSFGQSG, encoded by the coding sequence ATGACCGCCCCGATCGTCGTCCTCGCAGGCCCGCCCGGAGCCGGAAAATCGACGACCGCGCGCTCGTACGCTCAAAGCCTCCCGCTAGCAGTGCACCTGCACACCGACGACTTCTGGCACATGATTGTCGCCGGCTCGATTCCGCCGTACCTGCCAGAGTCTGATGCTCAGAACCAGACGGTGCTCGGCGTCATCCGCGCCGCCGCGGAGGCTTACGCGCGCGGGGGATTCACAGTGGTCGTCGATGGCATCGTCGGCCCGTGGATGCTCAGGCACTTCGACGACGTGGCCGTGCCGCTGCACTACATCGTGCTGCGGCCCTCGCGCGCGGAGGCGTTGCGCAGGGCTCAGGCTCGCACGGCCGCCGACGCACTGGTTGACGAAGGCCCGATCTTGTCAATGTGGGACCAGCTCGCCGACTTGGGCAGTCTGGAGGGCCACGCCATCGATACGACGGACCAGACCCCGGCCCAGACGCTCACTCGCGTGCAGGAAGCCGTGGAGAGCGGCACCTTTTCCTGGGCGGCTAAGCCTAGCGCCGTTCCACCTCGGCCAGGTAGGTCGTCTTTCGGGCAGAGCGGGTGA
- a CDS encoding DedA family protein: MENEAENLNTLAQWAVSLMESLGGPGAGLAIALENLFPPLPSEVILPLAGFTASRGTFSLVAVLLWTTLGSVVGALLLYGLGAWLGRDRLRRIVARVPLMKVSDVERAEAWFGRHGSKAVFFGRMIPLFRSLISIPAGVERMPLIRFTLLTTAGSAIWNTIFVLAGYYLGENWGLVEQYAGVFQKIVIAAVVLAVVVFVVVRLRQRGRGKMVS, translated from the coding sequence ATGGAAAATGAGGCCGAGAATTTAAACACGCTCGCCCAGTGGGCAGTCTCACTGATGGAATCGCTGGGCGGCCCGGGGGCGGGCCTGGCGATCGCGCTGGAGAACCTGTTTCCCCCGCTGCCGAGCGAGGTGATCTTGCCTCTGGCAGGGTTCACGGCGAGCCGGGGCACGTTCAGCCTCGTCGCGGTCCTGCTGTGGACAACACTCGGGTCTGTGGTCGGAGCGCTGCTCCTGTACGGACTCGGGGCCTGGCTGGGGCGCGATCGGTTGCGGCGGATCGTCGCTCGCGTGCCACTGATGAAGGTCTCCGATGTGGAGAGGGCGGAGGCATGGTTCGGCAGGCATGGTTCTAAGGCGGTGTTCTTCGGCCGCATGATCCCGCTGTTCCGCAGCCTCATCTCCATCCCGGCCGGTGTGGAGCGTATGCCGCTGATCCGGTTCACCCTGCTGACGACCGCGGGAAGCGCGATCTGGAACACGATCTTCGTGCTCGCCGGCTACTACCTGGGTGAGAACTGGGGACTGGTCGAGCAGTACGCCGGTGTCTTCCAGAAGATCGTGATCGCAGCGGTGGTGCTCGCGGTGGTCGTGTTCGTCGTGGTCAGGCTGCGCCAGCGTGGACGCGGGAAGATGGTTTCGTGA
- a CDS encoding MFS transporter → MTLTSSTSRTGLRFWLTAYTLLILLTGTNLPTPLYRGYAERFGFSPLMVTVIFAAYIAALIPSLLIAGPLSDAVGRRRVLIPAVGIAALGLVAFALADGTGWLFAARILQGLALGAASGPLTAALVELEPSGNQRKAALVATAASIGGLGLGPLLAGALAQLAPAPFVLPFVVELVLLIPAVFAIFGLPRAATTTRWRPRRPQIPPQMRAVFAVSGTASFLAFSVIGLFLALLPAYVTLLSGSTNLLLGGALVALMLLCSVLAQICGYGRSAYLLSRTGLPALALGLALLAVAGELSSLPLVVTASVIGGIGHGLVFLGGLTAVNEAAPADRRAESVSSFYVIIYCGVGIPVIGLGVLAANIGLITAVRDFALVVAALSVGMLVALIRTRRRTAGSATSHQESVSEEG, encoded by the coding sequence ATGACACTCACCTCCAGCACATCCCGAACCGGCTTGAGGTTCTGGCTGACGGCATACACCTTGCTGATCTTGCTGACCGGGACGAACCTGCCCACTCCGCTCTACCGCGGGTACGCCGAACGCTTCGGCTTCTCGCCGCTGATGGTGACGGTCATCTTCGCCGCCTACATCGCCGCGCTCATTCCCTCGCTCCTGATCGCGGGGCCGCTGTCGGATGCCGTCGGTCGACGCCGGGTGCTCATCCCCGCCGTCGGTATTGCGGCGCTCGGGTTGGTCGCCTTCGCCCTCGCCGATGGGACGGGCTGGCTGTTCGCGGCCCGTATCCTGCAAGGGCTCGCGCTGGGCGCAGCATCCGGACCGCTCACCGCGGCGCTGGTCGAGCTCGAGCCGTCGGGCAACCAACGCAAAGCGGCCCTCGTCGCCACCGCCGCCTCGATCGGCGGCTTGGGACTCGGACCATTGCTTGCCGGCGCGCTTGCCCAGCTCGCACCGGCCCCCTTCGTGCTGCCGTTCGTGGTCGAGCTGGTGCTACTTATCCCCGCAGTATTTGCGATCTTTGGCCTTCCTCGCGCCGCAACGACGACCCGCTGGCGACCCCGGCGACCGCAGATCCCGCCACAGATGCGCGCGGTCTTCGCGGTGAGCGGTACGGCGAGCTTCCTTGCCTTCTCGGTGATCGGCCTGTTCCTCGCGCTTCTGCCCGCCTACGTCACGCTGCTCTCCGGCAGCACCAACCTGCTGCTCGGCGGCGCGCTCGTGGCCTTGATGCTGCTCTGCTCGGTGCTCGCTCAGATCTGTGGTTACGGGCGGTCGGCCTACTTGCTGTCCCGCACCGGGCTACCTGCGCTCGCGCTCGGTCTCGCACTTCTCGCTGTTGCCGGTGAGCTGTCATCACTGCCACTCGTGGTTACTGCGAGCGTGATCGGAGGCATCGGTCATGGGCTGGTGTTCCTGGGCGGGCTCACCGCGGTCAACGAGGCCGCGCCAGCCGACCGGCGCGCGGAATCGGTATCGAGCTTCTACGTGATTATCTACTGCGGCGTAGGCATTCCCGTGATCGGCCTCGGCGTACTCGCGGCCAACATCGGGCTGATCACGGCGGTCCGCGACTTTGCCCTCGTCGTGGCCGCGCTCAGTGTCGGCATGCTCGTGGCCCTGATCCGAACTCGACGCCGCACCGCTGGTTCAGCGACAAGCCACCAGGAATCGGTTTCTGAGGAGGGTTGA
- a CDS encoding ArsR/SmtB family transcription factor — translation MASRTATELVHPDRDDLSFTAVASALSDPVRLAIVAALADTGPGGELACTTFALPVSKSTQSGHFKALREAGVIQQRDEGTRRLNRLRRDDLDARFPGLLDLAIPQGHDVIAGWSS, via the coding sequence ATGGCGAGCCGTACCGCGACCGAACTTGTGCATCCCGACCGCGACGACCTCAGCTTCACTGCCGTGGCGTCAGCTCTGAGCGATCCGGTGCGGCTCGCGATCGTCGCCGCACTAGCCGACACCGGACCCGGCGGAGAGCTGGCGTGTACGACGTTCGCCCTGCCGGTCAGCAAGTCCACGCAAAGTGGTCACTTCAAGGCGCTTCGCGAAGCGGGTGTCATCCAGCAGCGTGACGAGGGCACTCGCCGGCTCAACCGGCTGCGCCGCGACGACCTCGACGCGCGATTTCCCGGCCTTCTCGACCTTGCGATCCCGCAGGGGCACGACGTCATCGCAGGCTGGTCGAGCTAG
- a CDS encoding response regulator, translating into MRIAIAEDSALLREGISGLLTAEGHTVTHAVGDADELLRAVTADPPDLVILDVRMPPDFVDEGIHAALRIRREWPDIAVIVLSQYVERRHASELLDGRGGVGYLLKDRVSDIGGFLDAIERVHDGGTAFDPEVIRQLIAAKSDPDTTFTALTERERAVLELIAQGHSNASIAGQLYVSQSGVEKHINTIFTKLDIAPDTTYNRRVLAVLAYLRDR; encoded by the coding sequence GTGCGGATAGCGATCGCCGAGGACTCCGCGCTGCTGCGCGAGGGCATTTCTGGGCTCCTCACCGCAGAGGGACACACGGTTACGCACGCGGTGGGCGACGCCGACGAACTACTCCGTGCGGTCACCGCCGACCCACCGGACCTCGTGATCCTGGACGTGCGCATGCCGCCGGACTTCGTAGACGAAGGCATCCACGCCGCACTCCGCATCCGGCGCGAATGGCCCGACATCGCAGTCATCGTCCTCTCGCAGTACGTCGAGCGCCGACACGCCAGCGAGCTGCTCGACGGCCGTGGCGGCGTGGGCTACCTCCTCAAGGACCGTGTCTCGGACATCGGCGGCTTCCTCGACGCCATCGAGCGCGTCCACGACGGCGGAACCGCGTTCGACCCGGAGGTCATTCGCCAGCTCATCGCCGCCAAGAGCGACCCGGACACCACGTTCACGGCCCTCACCGAGCGGGAGCGAGCCGTGCTCGAACTCATCGCCCAAGGCCACAGCAACGCCTCGATCGCCGGCCAGCTCTACGTCAGCCAGAGCGGCGTCGAAAAGCACATCAACACGATCTTCACCAAACTCGACATCGCACCCGACACGACCTACAACCGCCGCGTCCTCGCAGTCCTGGCCTACCTGCGCGACCGATAG
- a CDS encoding sensor histidine kinase yields MEALHSGGRRTGVRRTARGFVASVVGTLLVPALVIAILTVPLSMTPARAVAGWSARRLAWVEGTSRDARPVGGRLIALLAIESLLGLLSACILALIVMGLVVAGQMFVGAAAGTAVSIFDAEPGAVTWPIVAAYALPGAFLLFLAASGLAGIAWIDRQAWTSLARPGVGELTREVSRLHGTLDDVVAAVDAERRRIERDIHDGVQQRVVALSIILARAERAGDAEERRELSQRARNETQHVLDDLRAVAWRTYPAMLVRDGLPAALEALCGRTETPIRLRLDMPHLNDRAAEAAAYFVISEAVTNVIKHADASRIDIDVTQRGQHLVLSVRDDGRGGAEPTGPGLSGIASRAAARGGHLHVQSPPGGPTTIEAVIPCG; encoded by the coding sequence ATGGAGGCACTTCACAGCGGCGGGCGTCGTACTGGCGTTCGGCGTACCGCTCGGGGGTTCGTCGCCTCCGTCGTCGGGACGCTGCTGGTGCCCGCCCTGGTGATCGCGATCCTCACGGTGCCGCTGTCCATGACACCGGCACGGGCGGTGGCGGGTTGGAGCGCTCGTCGGCTGGCCTGGGTGGAGGGAACATCGCGCGATGCGCGCCCCGTGGGCGGGAGGTTGATCGCCCTGCTGGCCATCGAGTCGCTGCTGGGGCTGTTGAGCGCGTGCATCCTCGCCCTGATCGTGATGGGGCTGGTCGTCGCGGGCCAGATGTTCGTGGGTGCCGCGGCCGGTACAGCCGTGTCCATCTTCGATGCCGAGCCCGGTGCGGTCACCTGGCCGATCGTCGCCGCCTATGCGCTGCCCGGCGCGTTCCTGCTGTTCCTGGCGGCATCGGGCCTTGCCGGAATCGCGTGGATCGACCGTCAGGCCTGGACGAGTTTGGCCCGTCCGGGGGTTGGTGAACTCACGCGTGAGGTGTCCCGGTTGCACGGCACGCTCGATGACGTGGTCGCCGCGGTCGACGCCGAGCGGCGCCGCATCGAACGCGACATCCACGACGGCGTGCAGCAACGGGTCGTCGCACTGTCGATCATTCTCGCCCGCGCCGAGCGGGCCGGCGATGCCGAGGAGCGCCGCGAGTTGTCGCAGCGGGCGCGCAACGAGACACAGCATGTTCTTGACGACCTGCGGGCCGTGGCGTGGCGCACATATCCCGCGATGCTGGTGCGGGACGGACTGCCCGCTGCCCTCGAAGCGCTCTGTGGCCGTACCGAGACTCCCATTCGGCTCCGGCTGGACATGCCACACCTGAACGACCGCGCCGCCGAAGCGGCAGCGTACTTCGTCATCAGTGAAGCGGTCACCAACGTCATCAAGCACGCCGATGCCTCGCGCATCGACATCGACGTGACACAGCGTGGGCAGCATCTCGTCCTCAGCGTCCGCGACGACGGAAGGGGCGGGGCCGAGCCAACGGGTCCGGGCCTGTCGGGAATCGCATCCCGAGCCGCCGCACGAGGCGGGCACCTCCACGTCCAGAGCCCGCCGGGAGGCCCCACGACGATCGAGGCGGTGATCCCGTGCGGATAG